The Betaproteobacteria bacterium nucleotide sequence TTGCGCGACCGATTCCTCGCGCCGCCGCAGGTGCCGGTCGAACAGCACCGCGAGCGTGAGGGCGAGCGCGCTGATCAGGAGCGCGGCCGTGCCTTCGATCGCGGCTTGCCGGCGCCAAGGCGCAAGCACCGTGGTCTTGTCTACCATGAGGCTCAAGGTCAGCGGATAACCGCGCAACGGCGTGTGGGCGGCGACCACGGGCCGGCCATCGAAGGGATTGCGCCGGATATGAAGGTCGCTCAGCTCCTCGGCGTTCGGGCCGGCTGCCGATACCTCGAGGAACGGCTTCGCAATCAGCTCTTCGCGCCAGGGATAGGCAGCGAGCAGCGTTCCGTTCCAGTCGAGCAGCACGACGGAGCCGTGGGCGCCGAGGTCGATCGAACGATAGGCGTCGGCGAGCGTGCGCAGGTCGAAAATCGCGGCGATGACGCCTCGGAACTTGCCTTCCGAGCCGATCATCGCGCGCGACAGCACGATGTGCCAGTTCGCGTTCGGCCCGAAACGATTCGGGGCGGATACGTGCATACCGATGGCCTTGCCGGACGCGTGCGCGGCGAGCGATTCGGTTCCGGCCAGGGTTCGCGGCAGCCGGCCCAGTTCGGCGCTCGATGCGGCAAGGGGCTCGCCGTGACGACTGTAGAGGCCGATCGCGGTGACCGATGCGAGCGCATTGGCGTGCGCACGCAAGACCCGGTCGTTGTGCCTGTTGTCGGCGCTGTGCGCGTTGAGCTCCTGCATCTGGCTCAAGCCCGCCTTGAGACCCAGATCGATGGTGTCGAGCGTCTGCGACAGCTGCTCCGACAAGGTGCGGCTCAAGTTGGTGATGTCGCGCTGCGCGTAGCGCAGCTCCTCGGCGCGCTCGTACCACAGCAGCAGCCCGGCGAACATCAGCACGAGCGCAGAGAACAGCGCGCCCGCAGCCAGTGCGATGCGCGCAGGGCGCAACGGACTCAAGGCTGAGAACGGGCGAAAGGGGAATATCCACCCTGCCCTCCGGAAGGAAGGCATGCGAGCTCCGCTATTGTGTGTGGGGCGCGGCAAGTTTGCCATAAGTAGAAAAAGCGCGTCGGGCAGGCAACGGCAGTCGCGCTGCGCTCAGCCGACGAGCGCCGACGCTTGCGTCAAGTTTCGCCGTTCCCGGTCGCAATAGACCCGGCCTCGCCGCGGCGCGCGCCAAAAGGTCTTTTTGCCACGCCGGCGCGCCGACGAGCCTTCGTAGCAGGAGGCGGATACCACCTCTGTTCACAGCCTGGATCGCGGCAGGGAGGCGGCCCGGACCAAGCCTCGGCAGGTCCGTTCGATCGAGGCGCGCCCGAACGCTGAGAGATTTGCATGAGTTTCAGTCGAGACGACGCAGTCCTGGTGGTCCATGCCGGCGGCAAGCAATGCGCGATCGACCTGCGCCAAGTGGCGGAGATTCGCGGCATCGAGTGCTGGATGTCACATCCTGGTTGCGCACCAGCGAGGCGAACCGAGCCGAGTGATGCGCTGGTCGCAGTCGCGCATCCAGTGCCAACTCAAGGTTGGCGCCGCGGGTGCCGCAATAGGGGTTGTCCGTGAGGGACGTCGGTGTCGTTCCTGTTTCCTGCAAGGTCAGTCAGATGAACAATGCGCAGCGCGTGGGCAATGTCTATTTCGCGCAGTTCGGCGGCGGCGGTGCGCCGCAGAGTGTACGCAACGCCGGATTCGAGCACACCATGGCCGAGATCCGGCGTGCAGTCGATTCGATTGGCGACGTGTCGCGCCTGATCGGCGATGACAACCGCAAGCTCGCCCGGCTGTGCAACGACAGCTCTCAGCGCATCTCCCAGGTGCTGGGCATCATCGAGGGCGTTGCGCTCGATTCCAACCTGGTCGCGCTCAATGCCGCGCTGGAAGCGAGCCGCGAAGATCAGGGCCGCTATGACATCGCGCTGGTGGCGGCCGAGATTCGCACCCTGCTCAACCGGAGCGAATCGGCCACCCGCGAGCTGCATGCACTGCTGAGCGATACGGTCCACAAGGTCGAAGCCGGCGCGCTGCTGGTGGAGGAGGTCGGGCTGACGCTGGCGCGCAGCGCCGGCGCCGTGCGCCAGGTCACCGAGATACTGACCGAGATCGGCTCCAGCCCGGAGCTGGCCGCCAACGCCGCCCTGCACGCCGACGCCGGCGCCGACTGACGCGCCGCAGGCTAGCCCGGGCTAGGCAGTCGATGCTACCCGCCGAGCAGCGGCCAGCGCCGCGCGAGTTCCTGTTCACGTTCGCCGATTTCGAGCGCGTGCGCCGGCTCATCCACGAGCGGGCAGGGATCGCCCTCGGTGACCATAAGCAGGAGATGGTCTACAGCCGTCTTGTCCGGCGCCTGCGTGCGCTGAAGCTCGAGTGCTTCCGCAGCTACCTCGATCTGGTGGAGGCCGATCGCGGCGCCGAGTGCAACGAATTCACCAACGCGCTCACCACCAACCTCACGGCATTCTTTCGCGAAGCGCACCATTTCGACCTGTTGCGCGAACGCCTGCGCACCTGGGCGCTCGGGCGGCGGGTCCGCATCTGGTGCGCCGCCTCGTCCACCGGAGAAGAGCCGTATTCGATCGCCATGACCATGGTCGAGGCGTTCTCTTCCTGGACGCCGCCGTGCGAGGTCATTGCGAGCGATGTGGACACGACGGCGCTGCGCAAGGCCGAGCAGGGCCTTTACGCCCTCGAACGCGTCAAGAAGCTCGACGCCGAGCGCCTTCGCCGCTACTTCGTGAAAGCGTCGCACGACGGCGCGCAACTGCGCATCCGGCCCGAGTTGCGCAGTCTCGTGAGCTTTCAGCGCGTGAACCTGCTGAGCGCGCAGTGGCCGCTGAACGTGCCGTGCGATGCGGTCTTTTGCCGTAACGTGCTCATCTACTTCGATCGAGCCACGCAGCGGCGCATCATCGAGCGCTTCCTGCCCCTGCTGCGCGCCGAGGGGCTGCTGTTCGTGGGCCATTCCGAGGGGCTTTTCCACTGCACCGATCTGTTCCGCTCGCTCGGGAGGACGGTCTACGCGCCGCTGGCGGGCCGGGCTGCGAGCGTCGAGCGCGGATGAGCGCATCGCTGCAGCGACTGCTCATCGTCGGGGCGTCCACCGGCGGGACGGATGCGATCAAGTCGCTGCTGTCGCAGCTGCCGGCGGACTGTCCGCCGGTCCTGATCGCGCAGCACATGCCGGAGATCTTCACCCGCTCGTTCGCACAGCGGCTGAACGCGGCGAGCGCGCTCGTCGTGCACGAGGCGCGGGGCGCGGAACGTGTCGCGCCGGGCCATGCCTATATCGCTCCCGGGCATTCGCACCTGACCCTGGTGCGCGATTGTTCCGGGTACTTCACCCGGCTTACGCCCGCGCCGGCGGTCAATCGCTACCGGCCTTCGGTGGACATGCTGTTCCACTCGGCGGCCAAGTGGGCGGGACAGGATGCGATCGCCGTGCTGCTCACGGGCATGGGCAAGGACGGGGCGGCGGGAATGGCGGCGCTCAAGCGCGCCGGCGCGATCACGATCGCCCAGGACGAGGGGAGCTGCGTCGTCTTCGGCATGCCCAAGGAAGCGATCGCTCTCGGTGTAGTGGACGAAGTGGTTGCACTGGCCGACATCCCCAAGCGCGTGCTCTGGTATGCCAACGGCGGCAAGCGGCCGAAAGCGACCATCAAGTCCGGCCAGGCACGGCCGTAAATTGGGCCATTGACGATCAGCGCGGACAAGAACATGCAGACCTTCGTTCTAACCGATGGCGGTGTGGCGAGAATTCAGCTGCGAGGCCGGTTCGATTTCGGCTCGCATCGCGAGTTCAAGACGAGCTATGAAGCGCCGCTTGGCGCCTCCGAGGTGAACGAGCTGCACATCGACATGGGCGGCGTCGAGTACCTCGACAGCTCGGCGCTGGGCATGCTGCTGATCCTGAAGGAGCGTGCCGGCGCCAGCAACAAGCGCATCGCCATCACGAACTGCCGCGGCGCGGTGAGGCAAGTGCTCGACATCGCGAACTTCAGCAAGCTGTTCCAGATCAAGTAACACCGTCTCGGTTTCCGACCGGCCACCGCGGCGCTGGTAATCCGAGCCTGGCCCTTTTTTCCTCGTCGGATCTCTCCCCGGCTCTCCCCTCCGCTCACACGGAGGCGGGTTGCGTTTCCCCTCCTCATGAGAGGAGGAGAAATATCGTCTGGGAATCAGGCGGCCAGCGCGAGCAGGCGGCTGCGGCGCTCGGCCGGCGCATCCTGGAACAGTGTCTCCATGTCGAGCACCAGGACCACCGAGCCATCGCCCGAGAGCGTGGCGCCGGCGATGCCCTTGGGCTTGACGCCTTCGAGCGGCTTGATGACGACGTCGTCGCGGCCGACGAAGCCGTCCACCGCCAAAACCAGGGTCGTGGCTGCGGTCTGCAGCAGCACGCCGTAGGCCGGCGCCGATACGGATGCCATGCCGAGCATGGACGCGAGCGAGCGCACCGGCAGCACTTCGTCGCGAATGACCACGCTCGCCTTGCCGCCGACCGACTGGATCTGCTGCGGGTCCAGACGCAGGATCTCGCGCACCATCGACAGCGGCAGTGCGAACGGCTGTTCGCCCAGGCGCACGACCAGCACGGGCAGGATCGCCAGCGTCAGGGGCAACGAGATCGAAATGGTCGTGCCCGTGCCCGGGGTCGACGAGATGTCGATGCGGCCGTTGAGCTTCTGGATGTTGGTCTTGACCACGTCCATGCCCACACCGCGCCCGGACACGCTCGAGACCTCGTCCTTGGTCGAGAACCCGGGCAGGAAGACGAGCTGCAGCGCCTGCCGATCGTCCATGGCGTGCACGGTCTCGGGATCGAGCAGCCCTTTCTCGATCGCCTTGCGGCGCAGGACTTCGGCACGGATGCCGCGCCCGTCGTCGCAGATCTGGATGGTGATGTGGTCGCCCGATTGCTGCGCGGACAGCACCACCGTGCCCTTCTCGGGCTTGCCAGCCGCACGCCGCTCCTGCGGCGGCTCCATGCCGTGATCCACGGCATTGCGCACCAGGTGCACCAGCGGGTCGGACAGCTCCTCGATCATGGTACGGTCGAGCTCGGTCTCCTCGCCGCTCAAGCGCAGATCCACCTCCTTGCCGAGCTGACGCGCCAGGTCGCGCATCAGGCGCGGATACTTCTGGAACAGGCGTCCCACCGGCTGCATGCGCGTTTTCATCACCGCGTTCTGCAGGTCGCCGACCAGCAGGTCGAGCTGGCCGATCGCTTCGTCCAGTGCGCGCATGGTGTGCGGTTCGGACTTGCCCGACATCAGCTCGGCGCGCAGGCACGTGAGCCGGTTCTTGGTCAGTCCGATCTCGCCGGAAAGATTGAGCACCTGGTCCAGGCGCGCCGTGTCGATGCGGATGGTTGCATCCTTGGCGATGACGACCTTGTCGCTCTCGCGCCGGCCGGCGCGCATGCCGTCGACCATCGGATCGTCCGTGCGCCGCCTGCCGTAGCTGGGATAGGCGGGCTGGGCTTCGGCGCTCGCGGCAGCGGTGGTGCCTGTGGTCGCGGCAGCGGTGTCTGTTGGCACCGCCGTAGTGTCTTTTGTCGCGGTGGCGCTGTCCATCGTCGCGGCTGCCGTTGCGACTGTAACTGCGGGCGCGGACGCCGATCGCGGTATTTCCACGACCGCGGCCACTGCGGGCGCCGGCTGGGGTGCCGTCGCGGACGCCGGGCTCGGCGTGCAGGCGAGGCTCGCGAGTAAGGCTTCCCAGTCGGGACCGGAGGATTTCGCCGCCGGCTTTTCGGTCTGTGACTGCGGCGGCACCGCTTCCGCGGCCTGCGCGGCAGCAGGCGTCGCGCGCTCGCCCTCGATTGCAGATTCGAGCGCCGCGAGCAGCTTGGCGGGTGCGGGTGCGGGCTGGCGTAGCGTCGCGAGGCTGTCGAACATCGTGCGCACTTCGGCCGTCGCGGCGAGGATCACGTCCATGAGCACCGGGTCGAGCGCGAGCTGTCCGTTGCGCAGCCGATCGAACAGGTTCTCGGTCAGGTGGCACAGCTTCACCAGCTCGGTGGCGCCGAGAAAGCCAGCTCCGCCCTTGATGGTGTGGAAGTTGCGGAACACCGCGTTCAGCAGCGCTGCCTCGTCGGGCGACTTTTCCAGGTCCACCAGCCGATTGTCGAGATCGGCAAGCAGCTCGTTCGCCTCGGTGAGAAAGTCCTGCAGCAGCTCTTCGTTGCCGGCAAAGTCGCTCATGGCTTGATTCCGTGCCTTCCTATGCTAGAAGCCCAGGCTCTCCAGCAGATCGTCCACCTGCGCCTGGGTATGGGCGACATCGCCGGCGCGATCCGGATTCACCACCGGGCCGTTCAGAAGTCCTTCCGATCCGGGCGGGCGCTGACCTTCGGGAGTGCTCTCGATCAGGAGCTTCAGCAGCTGTTGTTCGAAGTGGTGGGCGAGCTCATTGATGCGCTTGATCACCTGGCCGGTCAGGTCCTGGAAGTCCTGCGCCATCACGATTTCCATCAGCTGCGTGTTGGTGGCCTTGGTTTGCTCGGGCACGCCCTCGAGAAAGGCGACGGTCGAGCCGGCGAGCGACTTGAACTGCTCGACGTTCATTTCGCCGGCGTAGACCTTGCGCCAGTCGGCGGCGAGCTGCGTCGCGCTGCTGCTCATCTGGTCCTGCAAAGGGCGGGCGGCATCGGTGGCGTTGAGCACGCGCTCGGCGGCGCGCTCGGTCATGGTGGCGACGTAGGTCAGGCGTTCGCGCGCATCGGGGATCGAGGAGGCGGCCTGCTCCACCAGTCGGTCGTAGCCCAGGTCGCGCAGGCTTTCGTGCAACGTGCGCGTCAGCTGACCAAGCTTGGTGAGCAGCGCGCCGTCGCCGCCTTGCGATTGGACCGGCGCGTTCACAGGCGACGGCGCCAGGGGCGTTACGCTGGATTGCGAGGCGGCCTTCGCGGCCTGGGCATTCTTGTGCTCGGTGGCAATGCTGTCGAACAGTGCTTCCAGATCGTCCGAATCGTTGGCGAGAACGGCGCTCATGCCGCCGCCCCTTCGCGGTTCATCGTCTGGAAGATCTTCTTCAGTTTTTCGTCCAGTGTGACGGCCGTGAAGGGTTTCACCACGTAGCCGCTGGCGCCCGCCTGGGCGGCTGCGATGATGTTTTCCTTCTTTGCCTCCGCCGTGACCATCAGCACCGGCAGCGCCTTCAATTGATCGTCGGCGCGGATGTTGCGCAGCAGGTCGATGCCCGTCATGTTCGGCATGTTCCAGTCCGAGATCACGAAATCGAACCGCTCGTTGCGCAGCTTCTGCAGTGCGTCGACCCCGTCCTCGGCCTCGTCGACGTTGCCGAATCCGAGCTCTTTCAGAAGGTTGCGAATGATCCGGCGCATGGTCGCGAAATCGTCGACCACCAGGAATTTGAGATTGCTCTGTGCCATCGGGGGGATCCTTTCCGTTGCTATGAGGCGCAAGCCAGACTGGCGCTGGCGCGTGCGCGCAGCAGCGGGCGCAAGGTCGCGGCCAGGGCGATCGGTTCGAACTTCGTGATGTAGGCGTCCACATCCGCGCTGCGGCCGACGGCGCTGCTGCTGCGCGACGAGAGCGACGTGTGCATGACCACCGCAATGCCGGAGAAGCGCCGGTCGGCCTTGATGTTGCGGGCGAGGACGTAGCCGTCCATTTCCGGCATTTCGGCATCGGTGAGCACCAGGCGCACGCGCTCGTTCAGCGCAGTGCCTTCGGCTTGCGCCTGGCCGGCCATCGTCTGTAATTTCTCCCACGCCTCGCGCCCGTTGGTGGCCTGCTGATAGCGCACGCCGAGCTTGTCCAGCACGCTGGTGATCTCGCGCCGGGCGAGCGGCGAGTCGTCCACGAACAGCACGTTCAGGTCGTGGCCGTTTTCGATCGGCTCGATTTCCGGGATGGCCGGCTCGCCGAAGGAGGTGGCGAGCACCTGTTCGACATCGAGAATCGACACCAGGCGGCCGTCGGGCAGCCGCGTGATCGCCGTCACCATGCCGTCGGCGCCGGTCAGTGCCGGGTCGGGCGATTTCACCTGGTCCCAGGTGACGCGGGTGATGCGATCGACGCTGTCGACCAGGAAGCCCTGGCTGCGGCCGCAGAACTCGGCCACCATCAAGGTGCTGCAACGGCTTGCCGAGGTGGCCTCGACGCCGAGCACGCGCGCGAGGTCGATGACGGGAATGACGCTGCCGCGCAGCGAGATCACGCCCTGAACCCAGGCCGGCATATGCGGGGTGCGCGTGATCTTCGGGGTGAGGGTCACTTCGCGCACCTTGCACACGTTGATGCCGAAGATCTCGCCGCCGCCGAGCGAGAACAGCAGGATCTCCATGCAATTCGATCCGGCGAACTGCGTATGCTCGTCGACCGTATCGAGCAGGCCCCTGCCGGGGGTCGCGTTATTCGAGGTTTCGACTGATTGCATGAGGCGGTTCCTAGGCCAGCAAGCGGCTCAGCGTATCGGCCAGCCGTTGCGGTTCGAACTTGGACACGTATTCGTCGACGCCGACCGATTTGCCCATCTGGTGATTCGATTTGCCGGACAGCGACGAGTGCATGATCACCGGTATGCCGGAGAAGCGCTGGTCGTTCTTGATCTTGCGCGTGAGCATGTAGCCGTCCATTTCTGGCATTTCGACATCGGTCAGCACGACTTGCACGAAGTGGGTGATGGGCTTGCCGGTGCTGGCCGCGTGGTCCGCGATGCGCTCGAGCTCGTCCCACGCCTGGCGTCCGTTGTGCGCCTCGATCTGGCGCACGTCCATCGCCTGCAGCGTGTGGGTGATCTGGCGGCGCGCGATCGTCGAGTCGTCGGCGAACAACACCGTCCGGTCCGCTACGCCGAGCGGCACGATGTCGCGGTACATCAGGTCGGCTATCGAATGGTCGGTGGTATCGGCAAGCACGCGCTCCACGTCCATCATCATCACCAGACGCGCGTCGGGCAGCTCGGTCACGGCCGTGACCAGCCCTCCCGTCCGGTGCGTGAGCATCTCCGGGGGCACTCGCATGGCCGACCAGTCGATGCGCAGGATCGTATCGACCGCCTCGGCGAGGAAGCCCTGGGTGCAGCCGTTGTATTCGGTGACGATCATCACCTTGCCCGTGGCCTCGGTCGCGAGCTTCGCGTACTTGGCCAGATCGACCACCGGTACCAGCGTGCCGCGCAGGCTCACCATGCCTTCGACTGCCGGCGGCATGTCGGGGGCGCGCGTGATCGCCGGGGCCCGCATCACCTCGCGAACCTTGAAGACGTTGATGCCGAAGGTCTCCCTGCGTCCGGTCTCGGTATCGCGGCCGAGCGTGAACAACAGGATCTCCAGCTTGTTGGTCCCGGCGAGACGGGTGCGTCCATCGACGCTCTTGAGAAGTTCGGACATGGCGTTGCGTTTCCCGTGGCGCTGCATGTAATG carries:
- a CDS encoding chemotaxis protein CheR; this translates as MLPAEQRPAPREFLFTFADFERVRRLIHERAGIALGDHKQEMVYSRLVRRLRALKLECFRSYLDLVEADRGAECNEFTNALTTNLTAFFREAHHFDLLRERLRTWALGRRVRIWCAASSTGEEPYSIAMTMVEAFSSWTPPCEVIASDVDTTALRKAEQGLYALERVKKLDAERLRRYFVKASHDGAQLRIRPELRSLVSFQRVNLLSAQWPLNVPCDAVFCRNVLIYFDRATQRRIIERFLPLLRAEGLLFVGHSEGLFHCTDLFRSLGRTVYAPLAGRAASVERG
- a CDS encoding STAS domain-containing protein produces the protein MQTFVLTDGGVARIQLRGRFDFGSHREFKTSYEAPLGASEVNELHIDMGGVEYLDSSALGMLLILKERAGASNKRIAITNCRGAVRQVLDIANFSKLFQIK
- a CDS encoding chemotaxis protein CheA; amino-acid sequence: MSDFAGNEELLQDFLTEANELLADLDNRLVDLEKSPDEAALLNAVFRNFHTIKGGAGFLGATELVKLCHLTENLFDRLRNGQLALDPVLMDVILAATAEVRTMFDSLATLRQPAPAPAKLLAALESAIEGERATPAAAQAAEAVPPQSQTEKPAAKSSGPDWEALLASLACTPSPASATAPQPAPAVAAVVEIPRSASAPAVTVATAAATMDSATATKDTTAVPTDTAAATTGTTAAASAEAQPAYPSYGRRRTDDPMVDGMRAGRRESDKVVIAKDATIRIDTARLDQVLNLSGEIGLTKNRLTCLRAELMSGKSEPHTMRALDEAIGQLDLLVGDLQNAVMKTRMQPVGRLFQKYPRLMRDLARQLGKEVDLRLSGEETELDRTMIEELSDPLVHLVRNAVDHGMEPPQERRAAGKPEKGTVVLSAQQSGDHITIQICDDGRGIRAEVLRRKAIEKGLLDPETVHAMDDRQALQLVFLPGFSTKDEVSSVSGRGVGMDVVKTNIQKLNGRIDISSTPGTGTTISISLPLTLAILPVLVVRLGEQPFALPLSMVREILRLDPQQIQSVGGKASVVIRDEVLPVRSLASMLGMASVSAPAYGVLLQTAATTLVLAVDGFVGRDDVVIKPLEGVKPKGIAGATLSGDGSVVLVLDMETLFQDAPAERRSRLLALAA
- the cheZ gene encoding protein phosphatase CheZ, with amino-acid sequence MSAVLANDSDDLEALFDSIATEHKNAQAAKAASQSSVTPLAPSPVNAPVQSQGGDGALLTKLGQLTRTLHESLRDLGYDRLVEQAASSIPDARERLTYVATMTERAAERVLNATDAARPLQDQMSSSATQLAADWRKVYAGEMNVEQFKSLAGSTVAFLEGVPEQTKATNTQLMEIVMAQDFQDLTGQVIKRINELAHHFEQQLLKLLIESTPEGQRPPGSEGLLNGPVVNPDRAGDVAHTQAQVDDLLESLGF
- the cheY gene encoding chemotaxis protein CheY — its product is MAQSNLKFLVVDDFATMRRIIRNLLKELGFGNVDEAEDGVDALQKLRNERFDFVISDWNMPNMTGIDLLRNIRADDQLKALPVLMVTAEAKKENIIAAAQAGASGYVVKPFTAVTLDEKLKKIFQTMNREGAAA
- a CDS encoding response regulator, producing the protein MQSVETSNNATPGRGLLDTVDEHTQFAGSNCMEILLFSLGGGEIFGINVCKVREVTLTPKITRTPHMPAWVQGVISLRGSVIPVIDLARVLGVEATSASRCSTLMVAEFCGRSQGFLVDSVDRITRVTWDQVKSPDPALTGADGMVTAITRLPDGRLVSILDVEQVLATSFGEPAIPEIEPIENGHDLNVLFVDDSPLARREITSVLDKLGVRYQQATNGREAWEKLQTMAGQAQAEGTALNERVRLVLTDAEMPEMDGYVLARNIKADRRFSGIAVVMHTSLSSRSSSAVGRSADVDAYITKFEPIALAATLRPLLRARASASLACAS
- a CDS encoding response regulator, which encodes MSELLKSVDGRTRLAGTNKLEILLFTLGRDTETGRRETFGINVFKVREVMRAPAITRAPDMPPAVEGMVSLRGTLVPVVDLAKYAKLATEATGKVMIVTEYNGCTQGFLAEAVDTILRIDWSAMRVPPEMLTHRTGGLVTAVTELPDARLVMMMDVERVLADTTDHSIADLMYRDIVPLGVADRTVLFADDSTIARRQITHTLQAMDVRQIEAHNGRQAWDELERIADHAASTGKPITHFVQVVLTDVEMPEMDGYMLTRKIKNDQRFSGIPVIMHSSLSGKSNHQMGKSVGVDEYVSKFEPQRLADTLSRLLA